In one window of Flavobacterium ginsengisoli DNA:
- a CDS encoding nitrous oxide reductase accessory protein NosL, producing MLAIRVPGMAYQPPMLGYKQLLNFGAYSIPDIGGWMLIVVGALLFAAIIKEKYTKPSGRLLGILLVPAFLFSCSGDKAVPIKLNADNCDFCMMGISDGRHGAEIITEKGRAYKFDDIACMAHYCKEHKDTKIKAYYVHDYAKNNELIKAENAFFVSGGTIKSPMNGNIAAFSNKSEAKAFEAESKGVETEWTAILNK from the coding sequence ATGCTTGCTATTAGAGTTCCCGGAATGGCTTATCAGCCACCAATGCTTGGATACAAACAATTATTAAATTTTGGCGCTTATTCAATTCCGGATATTGGAGGATGGATGCTAATTGTAGTTGGAGCTTTGCTATTTGCCGCTATTATAAAGGAAAAATATACTAAACCATCTGGTCGGCTCTTGGGCATTTTGCTGGTTCCTGCTTTTCTTTTTTCATGTTCTGGAGACAAAGCTGTTCCTATTAAATTAAATGCAGATAACTGTGATTTCTGTATGATGGGAATTAGTGACGGAAGACATGGAGCCGAAATTATTACAGAAAAAGGAAGGGCATACAAGTTTGATGATATTGCTTGTATGGCACATTATTGTAAAGAGCATAAAGACACCAAAATAAAAGCATATTATGTACACGATTATGCCAAAAATAATGAATTAATAAAGGCAGAAAACGCTTTTTTTGTTTCAGGTGGCACGATAAAAAGTCCAATGAACGGAAATATTGCTGCTTTTTCTAATAAGAGTGAGGCAAAAGCTTTTGAAGCAGAATCAAAAGGAGTTGAAACAGAATGGACTGCAATTTTGAATAAATAA
- a CDS encoding nitrous oxide reductase family maturation protein NosD codes for MKFHFCLSFLLFFNCLWSQKIEVGSDKSVKTIKKAIELAKSGDTIIVNKGIYREGNIIIDKKLILQGKGLPVLDGQQKYEVVSIKADSVVFSGFKVINSGYASLNDPCGIKIYDKIGVVVKDNVLDNNFFGIYVQKGSNCIVKNNTIKAYQKEEQRIGNGIHCWKSDSMQIIGNRISGHRDGIYFEFVSNSVIWRNVSKANIRYGLHFMFSNDDSYIGNVFKNNGAGVAVMFTKNVKMFNNYFEENWGDAAYGLLLKEISDSYIVGNKFIRNTSGIYMEGTSRVKLEKNIFKDNGWGMKVQASCMDNVVSFNNFLSNTFDISTNGSLVLNHFNNNYWDKYEGYDLNRDGIGDVPFHPLSLFAVITENNPSAMLLFRSFMITLLDKSEKILPSITPDNFVDESPEMKSLVL; via the coding sequence ATGAAATTTCATTTTTGCCTTTCATTCCTATTGTTTTTTAATTGTCTCTGGTCTCAAAAGATTGAAGTAGGTTCAGATAAGTCAGTTAAAACAATTAAAAAGGCAATAGAACTTGCCAAATCTGGTGACACCATTATAGTCAATAAAGGCATTTATCGAGAAGGCAATATTATTATAGATAAAAAATTGATTCTACAAGGAAAAGGCTTGCCAGTTCTGGATGGACAGCAAAAATATGAAGTAGTTTCGATAAAAGCCGACAGCGTAGTTTTCTCTGGGTTTAAAGTTATCAATTCAGGATATGCTTCTCTTAATGATCCTTGTGGAATTAAAATATATGATAAAATCGGAGTTGTCGTAAAAGACAATGTTCTAGATAATAATTTTTTCGGAATTTATGTTCAGAAAGGATCAAACTGCATCGTAAAAAACAATACCATAAAAGCTTATCAAAAAGAAGAACAGCGTATTGGCAATGGCATTCATTGCTGGAAAAGCGATAGTATGCAGATTATAGGAAATAGAATTTCGGGTCATCGTGACGGAATTTATTTTGAGTTTGTTTCTAATTCTGTCATTTGGCGAAATGTATCTAAAGCCAACATTCGTTACGGATTACACTTTATGTTCTCTAATGATGATTCTTATATAGGCAATGTTTTTAAAAATAATGGAGCAGGAGTGGCGGTTATGTTTACCAAAAATGTAAAAATGTTCAACAATTATTTTGAAGAGAACTGGGGCGACGCTGCTTATGGTTTACTGCTCAAAGAAATTTCGGATAGCTATATTGTTGGAAATAAATTTATCCGCAATACTTCTGGAATTTATATGGAAGGAACAAGCCGTGTAAAATTGGAAAAGAACATTTTTAAAGACAATGGCTGGGGAATGAAAGTACAGGCAAGCTGTATGGATAATGTGGTTTCGTTTAATAATTTTCTTTCCAATACTTTCGATATCAGTACTAACGGAAGCCTTGTTCTAAATCATTTCAATAATAATTATTGGGATAAATATGAAGGCTACGATTTAAATCGGGACGGGATTGGCGATGTGCCTTTTCATCCGCTGAGTCTTTTTGCTGTTATTACAGAAAACAATCCTTCGGCTATGCTTTTGTTCCGAAGTTTTATGATTACGCTTTTGGATAAATCAGAAAAAATCCTTCCGAGCATAACACCCGACAATTTTGTAGATGAATCTCCCGAAATGAAATCTCTTGTATTATGA
- a CDS encoding ABC transporter ATP-binding protein produces the protein MITLKNINKKFGRLQVLQDVNLEFKAGECIALIGPNGCGKTTLIKSILGMVLPDSGDILLHEESILKKFEYRNTIGYMPQIGRYPDNMTISQIIEMIKQIRNSKKELDEDLIKAFKLDKMSDKQMRTLSGGTTQKVSATLAFLFNPDVLILDEPTAGLDPLAAEILKEKIIKEKSKGKLILITSHLLSELDDMITQIIFMQDGKVHFHKTIKDLLESTGENKISKSIATILKEKQHEQNN, from the coding sequence ATGATTACTTTAAAAAATATAAATAAAAAATTTGGAAGACTGCAGGTTTTGCAAGATGTGAACCTTGAGTTTAAAGCAGGAGAATGCATTGCGCTTATTGGTCCAAACGGCTGTGGAAAAACAACTTTGATAAAATCGATCTTAGGAATGGTATTGCCTGATAGTGGTGATATTTTACTTCATGAAGAATCGATCTTAAAGAAATTTGAATATCGAAATACTATTGGGTACATGCCACAAATTGGCCGTTATCCTGATAATATGACCATTTCTCAGATTATAGAAATGATCAAGCAGATTCGAAATTCGAAGAAGGAATTGGATGAAGATTTGATAAAAGCTTTCAAATTGGATAAAATGAGCGACAAACAAATGAGGACACTTTCTGGCGGAACAACACAAAAAGTAAGTGCAACATTGGCTTTCCTTTTTAATCCTGATGTTTTAATTCTAGACGAACCAACCGCAGGCCTTGATCCGTTGGCGGCTGAAATCTTGAAGGAGAAAATCATTAAAGAGAAAAGCAAAGGAAAACTAATCTTGATCACTTCGCATTTATTGAGTGAATTAGATGATATGATTACTCAAATCATTTTTATGCAAGACGGAAAAGTACATTTTCATAAAACGATTAAAGATCTTTTGGAATCAACCGGAGAAAACAAAATTTCAAAATCTATTGCGACAATATTAAAAGAAAAACAGCATGAACAGAATAATTAA
- a CDS encoding ABC transporter permease subunit, whose amino-acid sequence MNRIIKIVLLDILKNKIVVSYALILALLSWGSFMLEDNTAKGLLTILNVILFTVPLVSILFSTIYIYNSSEFIELLLSQPIKRKKIWISLFTGLSIAMLLAFFLGAGIPLLVNAPGMAGLMMVLSGSLISVVFVSLAFLSCILTRDKAKGIGLAILFWMYFAILFDALVLFLLFQFVEYPIEEAMVGITASSPIDLARIQILLHLDQSAMMGYTGAIFKDFFGTTIGLLISFLLLVLWIAVPFLISVRKFVRKDL is encoded by the coding sequence ATGAACAGAATAATTAAAATTGTCTTATTGGATATTCTTAAAAATAAGATTGTTGTGAGTTATGCTCTAATTCTAGCGTTGCTTTCTTGGGGATCTTTTATGCTTGAAGACAATACAGCCAAAGGTTTACTGACTATTTTGAATGTTATTTTATTTACCGTTCCGTTGGTATCTATTCTTTTTTCAACTATTTATATTTACAATAGTTCAGAATTTATAGAGCTTTTGCTGAGTCAGCCTATCAAAAGAAAGAAAATCTGGATTAGTTTGTTTACAGGACTTTCTATTGCAATGCTTTTGGCTTTTTTTCTTGGAGCAGGAATTCCTCTTTTGGTAAATGCGCCAGGAATGGCAGGATTGATGATGGTTCTGTCTGGAAGTTTAATTTCTGTTGTTTTTGTGTCACTGGCTTTTTTGAGCTGTATTTTAACTCGAGATAAAGCAAAAGGAATAGGTTTGGCCATTTTATTTTGGATGTATTTTGCTATATTATTTGATGCGCTGGTATTGTTCTTATTGTTTCAGTTTGTAGAATATCCAATTGAAGAAGCTATGGTAGGAATTACAGCTTCTAGTCCGATTGATTTGGCCAGAATACAAATATTACTGCACTTAGATCAATCTGCTATGATGGGTTATACAGGTGCTATTTTTAAAGATTTTTTCGGAACAACTATCGGGTTGCTGATTTCTTTTTTACTGCTTGTTTTGTGGATAGCAGTTCCGTTTTTAATTTCGGTTAGAAAATTTGTCCGTAAGGATCTTTAA
- a CDS encoding group III truncated hemoglobin produces the protein MKTDIKNKDDIIVLVDAFYLKVKSDSTIGYLFTEVAMVNWQKHLPIMYDFWDNILFHTGNFEGNPMLKHRMLDQKVDLQKLILNIGQSFGKKQSMICLKEKMLMR, from the coding sequence ATGAAAACAGATATTAAAAATAAAGATGATATAATTGTATTGGTAGATGCTTTTTACTTGAAAGTAAAATCAGATTCAACAATTGGGTATTTGTTTACAGAAGTGGCTATGGTCAATTGGCAGAAACACTTGCCGATTATGTACGATTTTTGGGATAATATTCTTTTTCATACTGGGAATTTTGAAGGCAACCCGATGCTGAAACATCGAATGTTAGATCAAAAAGTAGACTTGCAGAAACTCATTTTAAACATTGGACAAAGCTTTGGAAAAAAACAGTCGATGATTTGTTTGAAGGAGAAAATGCTGATGAGATAA
- a CDS encoding Crp/Fnr family transcriptional regulator: protein MHIDTDLLYTWGAVAKKVPKNSIIFFENDVALSYFQILEGTVKMSYTNEDGKDLTVGIFNEGNSFGEPPLFIGQPYPATAIAQTDCIILKLSKNSFFSFLEENPEIQFRILKLFAWKIYNKIVFSKNIVNHKPEYRIQYFLDNLKKQNNVATSIKMKIPYTRQEIADFTGLRVETVIRTLSLMSKNKKIEIIDHKLFY from the coding sequence ATGCACATTGATACTGATTTGCTTTATACTTGGGGAGCTGTGGCTAAAAAAGTTCCTAAAAACTCAATTATTTTTTTTGAAAATGATGTTGCTCTCTCTTATTTTCAAATTTTAGAAGGAACAGTAAAAATGAGTTATACCAACGAAGATGGCAAAGATCTGACGGTTGGTATTTTTAATGAAGGAAATAGTTTTGGCGAACCGCCACTTTTTATCGGACAACCCTACCCTGCTACAGCAATTGCGCAAACAGATTGTATCATTTTAAAATTATCCAAAAACAGCTTTTTTTCTTTTCTCGAAGAAAATCCAGAAATACAATTTAGGATACTCAAGCTATTTGCATGGAAAATCTATAACAAAATTGTCTTTTCTAAAAATATAGTCAATCATAAACCAGAATATCGCATTCAATATTTTTTAGATAATCTAAAAAAACAAAATAACGTAGCCACATCAATAAAAATGAAAATTCCATACACAAGACAAGAAATTGCTGACTTTACAGGACTGCGGGTAGAAACCGTAATACGCACATTGTCACTTATGAGTAAAAACAAAAAAATTGAAATTATAGATCATAAATTGTTTTACTAA
- a CDS encoding OmpA family protein — MKIKTTIAILLLFTVTIKAQEINVKINGGPSGILYDSTLGDGKLKFGGGIGVGYTYFFSSHWGIMTGIDAMYNQNSFELHNGTTISTYEIDDQTSAFEYQVTPTNYKEDQHFISIAVPLMMQYRTSIAPQTQLYFGVGGKILFPGKQTAKASASELQLSGYYPDINLLIDDLPSHGFGKVTNWQDKTTVNLDPSFLLSVETGLTFKLKEKTQLYTGIYLDYGLTEMAKENPDVNIVAYSPNGIDNIQANGTSGNRKIVQESRYFSAGIQLKLGFMLTKNKPEPVPPKEEIVTKTEAPVQEAAPVQQKVVEAPPAKKELTPTERTYVEKPLAFQEVGNTNVTPELATRLDEIAKILKSNKDTDLNITGYTCDIGTEERNLEIGMKRAQAVSDYLQNKGIESNRMHLFSKGESEPLVPNIPVENRPLNRRVSLTLIDAK; from the coding sequence ATGAAAATTAAAACCACGATAGCCATACTTCTACTGTTTACTGTCACTATAAAAGCACAGGAAATTAATGTCAAGATTAATGGAGGTCCATCAGGAATCCTTTATGATAGCACTCTTGGAGATGGCAAACTAAAATTTGGCGGAGGAATAGGTGTCGGTTACACCTATTTCTTCAGCAGCCACTGGGGAATAATGACGGGAATTGATGCAATGTACAATCAGAACAGTTTTGAATTGCATAACGGAACTACAATCTCAACCTATGAAATCGATGACCAAACTTCTGCATTTGAGTATCAAGTTACTCCGACAAACTATAAAGAAGATCAACACTTCATTTCTATTGCAGTTCCACTTATGATGCAATATAGAACATCAATTGCGCCTCAGACACAACTGTATTTTGGAGTTGGAGGAAAAATTCTTTTTCCAGGAAAACAAACAGCAAAAGCATCAGCATCTGAGTTGCAATTGAGCGGTTATTATCCTGACATAAATCTCTTGATTGATGATTTGCCTTCTCACGGATTTGGTAAAGTAACCAATTGGCAAGATAAAACAACAGTAAACTTAGATCCTTCTTTTCTTTTAAGTGTAGAAACTGGTCTTACTTTCAAACTAAAAGAAAAAACGCAACTTTATACTGGCATATATCTAGATTACGGTTTAACAGAAATGGCAAAAGAAAATCCAGATGTTAATATAGTTGCTTACAGTCCAAACGGGATTGATAATATTCAGGCAAATGGTACAAGCGGCAATAGAAAAATTGTTCAAGAAAGCCGTTACTTCTCTGCAGGTATTCAACTGAAATTAGGTTTTATGCTAACTAAAAACAAACCAGAACCTGTACCGCCAAAAGAAGAAATCGTGACCAAGACAGAAGCTCCTGTTCAAGAAGCGGCTCCTGTACAGCAGAAAGTTGTTGAAGCTCCACCAGCAAAAAAAGAACTTACACCAACTGAACGCACATATGTTGAAAAACCTCTTGCTTTCCAAGAAGTTGGCAACACTAATGTAACGCCTGAATTGGCTACAAGATTAGACGAAATTGCTAAAATTCTAAAATCAAATAAAGATACAGATCTTAATATTACAGGATATACTTGCGATATAGGAACTGAAGAACGCAATCTTGAAATTGGAATGAAAAGAGCTCAGGCAGTTTCCGATTATTTACAGAATAAAGGAATTGAATCTAATCGTATGCATTTATTTTCAAAAGGTGAAAGCGAACCTTTAGTTCCAAATATTCCAGTAGAGAATAGACCTCTAAACAGAAGAGTTTCACTTACTCTGATAGACGCAAAATAA
- a CDS encoding MBG domain-containing protein, with protein MLAGIYTVTATDANSCSVSITVEITQPANPVNLNTATITGITQTGASLSGTASSDGLDTDKGECLTEVGFVYAQHASPTIADTKISVTAALGTFTNSLSGLRGNRTYYVRTYAVNSNGFVNYGNEVSFTTEKYTLTINAEAGHTKVYGTADPVFNYTALGFANGDTNSILTGLLSRDAGENVGKYNIKLGSISAGADYIIEFTGAEFEITKANQTITWNQTLEFGCLDSDIVTLTATADSGLPISYTIANTALGTISGSTLNITGSGNSTITATQNGDQNHNGATAVVKPIEISQSGLVVQQWANVLFFDNKSNNFVAWQWYKNGTAVSGATRQYYSEVLPLNGTYYVIAKDKNGNSIKSCPIETTGTIFTKKIKIYPNPVKPGAQFTLECDFSDSQLSGSEVVIYDITGKLVQTISNVKAKNEITAPSQVALYIVVLKLADGQLKTINLLVK; from the coding sequence TTGCTCGCAGGAATTTATACGGTAACGGCTACAGATGCTAATTCTTGTTCCGTTTCTATAACTGTCGAAATAACTCAGCCAGCTAATCCAGTTAATTTAAATACTGCAACTATTACAGGAATAACGCAAACTGGTGCTTCATTATCTGGTACTGCATCTTCTGACGGATTAGATACTGACAAGGGAGAATGTTTAACAGAAGTTGGTTTTGTATATGCACAACATGCCTCTCCTACTATAGCCGATACTAAAATTAGTGTGACTGCTGCATTAGGAACATTTACAAACTCTTTATCAGGTCTTAGAGGAAATAGAACTTATTATGTTAGAACTTATGCTGTAAACAGTAACGGTTTTGTTAATTATGGAAATGAAGTAAGTTTTACAACAGAAAAATATACGCTTACTATAAATGCAGAAGCAGGACATACCAAAGTTTATGGTACAGCCGATCCGGTATTCAATTACACGGCTTTAGGTTTTGCAAACGGAGATACAAACTCAATACTTACAGGTCTTCTTTCAAGAGATGCTGGCGAAAATGTTGGAAAATATAACATTAAGCTAGGATCAATTAGTGCTGGTGCTGATTATATAATTGAGTTTACTGGTGCAGAATTTGAAATTACTAAAGCTAACCAAACTATCACTTGGAACCAAACTTTAGAATTTGGATGTTTAGATTCTGATATCGTAACCTTAACTGCAACAGCAGATAGCGGATTACCAATTTCTTATACCATTGCAAATACAGCTTTAGGAACAATTTCTGGATCAACTTTAAATATTACAGGTTCAGGAAATTCAACCATTACTGCAACGCAAAATGGAGATCAGAATCATAATGGAGCTACAGCCGTTGTTAAACCAATAGAAATAAGCCAATCTGGACTCGTTGTACAGCAATGGGCAAATGTGCTATTCTTTGATAACAAATCGAATAATTTTGTGGCTTGGCAGTGGTATAAAAACGGAACAGCTGTTTCTGGTGCAACACGTCAGTATTATAGCGAGGTTCTGCCTTTAAACGGTACGTATTATGTAATTGCAAAAGACAAAAACGGAAATTCAATTAAATCTTGTCCAATTGAGACTACTGGAACAATTTTTACCAAAAAGATAAAAATCTATCCAAACCCAGTTAAACCGGGAGCTCAATTTACTTTAGAATGTGATTTTAGTGATTCTCAATTAAGTGGATCTGAAGTGGTGATTTATGACATTACAGGTAAATTAGTGCAGACTATTTCAAATGTAAAAGCCAAAAATGAAATAACCGCTCCATCACAAGTTGCACTATATATTGTTGTTCTTAAATTGGCTGATGGTCAATTAAAAACAATCAACTTATTGGTTAAATAA
- a CDS encoding beta strand repeat-containing protein: MAGAYTCTIRDQNNCTITKSFNISEPTYALNATTSQVNATCSTGGEASVNVSGGVLPYSYLWSPSGATTQIAIGLVAGTHSVLVTDGNGCTLTRNFTIGTTNTLVATTSQVDVLCNGSSTGSASVTPSGAPGPFTYVWSPSVTNTETAVNLSAGNYSVTITSSNGCSIIKNFTITEPTAININPSQTNVSCHSGANGSASVIANGGTGAYTYAWAPSGGNGATATGLSAGTYTVTVTDANYCEKTQSFTITQPDALIPSISQTDVSCNGGSNGSATVNVTGGTGLYTYSWSPSGGTNATASGLSAGTYTVTVTDANLCEATATVTINEPPILSATIAKTDVLCNQANNGTATVIPTGGTGTYTYSWSPSGGTAATATGLSPNTYSVTVTDANGCFVTQSVIISEPSVLSASDSHTNVSCNGGNNGTASVVATGGTGNYSYLWAPSGGTAATATGLTAGTYTVTVTDENSCSTTNTITITEPDALTLTPNAVAVSCYNGSDGSATVSVAGGTGTYSYAWSPSGGNATTATGLTAGTYTVTVTDANSCSATAMVTINEPPALTATIAKTDVLCNQANNGTATVTPSGGTGTYTYSWSPSGGTAATATGLSPNTYSVTVTDANGCSVTESVIISEPSVLSASDSHTNVSCNGGNNGTASVVATGGTGNYSYLWAPSGGTAATATGLTAGTYTVTITDENSCSITNTITITEPDALTLTTNAASVSCHNGSDGSATVSVTGGTGTYSYAWSPSGGNTATATGLSAGTYTVTVTDENSCSATNIITITEPDALTLTANAVAVSCHNGNNGSATVSVTGGTGTYSYAWSPSGGNASNCN; this comes from the coding sequence ATGGCAGGTGCCTATACTTGTACAATTAGAGATCAGAATAATTGCACAATTACAAAATCCTTCAATATCTCTGAGCCAACTTATGCATTAAACGCTACAACTTCTCAAGTAAATGCAACTTGTTCAACAGGTGGGGAAGCGTCTGTAAATGTAAGCGGCGGTGTTCTTCCTTATAGTTATCTATGGTCACCATCTGGAGCTACGACACAAATAGCAATCGGATTAGTCGCAGGAACACACAGCGTTTTAGTAACAGATGGTAATGGATGTACTTTAACGCGAAACTTCACAATTGGAACAACTAACACCCTTGTTGCTACTACATCTCAAGTCGATGTTTTATGCAATGGCTCATCAACTGGAAGCGCTTCTGTAACTCCATCTGGAGCTCCGGGTCCATTTACTTATGTTTGGTCGCCTTCTGTCACTAATACTGAAACAGCAGTGAATCTTAGTGCAGGAAACTATTCCGTGACCATCACTTCTTCAAATGGATGTTCTATTATCAAAAATTTTACAATTACTGAACCTACAGCAATTAATATAAATCCATCACAAACAAATGTTAGCTGTCACAGCGGAGCAAACGGATCTGCTTCTGTAATCGCAAATGGTGGAACTGGCGCCTATACCTATGCTTGGGCTCCTTCTGGAGGAAATGGTGCAACCGCAACAGGGCTTTCTGCTGGAACTTATACCGTAACAGTTACTGATGCAAACTACTGTGAAAAAACACAAAGTTTCACTATAACACAACCTGATGCACTTATTCCATCAATATCTCAAACAGATGTTTCTTGTAATGGAGGTTCAAATGGATCTGCAACAGTAAATGTAACTGGAGGAACTGGACTTTATACGTATTCTTGGTCACCATCAGGAGGAACTAATGCAACTGCCAGCGGATTATCTGCAGGAACCTACACTGTTACTGTTACAGATGCTAACTTATGTGAAGCAACAGCAACGGTAACCATTAATGAACCGCCTATTCTTAGCGCAACAATAGCCAAGACAGATGTTTTATGTAATCAAGCAAATAACGGAACAGCAACGGTAATTCCTACTGGAGGAACTGGAACTTATACATACTCTTGGTCACCATCGGGAGGAACTGCCGCAACAGCAACAGGACTAAGTCCAAATACTTACTCTGTTACTGTTACCGATGCAAATGGATGTTTTGTAACACAGTCAGTAATAATTTCAGAGCCATCTGTACTTTCTGCATCAGATTCGCATACCAATGTTTCTTGTAACGGAGGCAATAATGGTACTGCATCTGTAGTGGCAACTGGAGGAACAGGCAATTATAGCTATTTATGGGCGCCTTCTGGCGGAACTGCTGCGACAGCAACTGGCCTTACAGCTGGAACTTATACAGTAACTGTTACAGATGAAAATTCATGCTCTACAACAAATACCATAACAATTACAGAACCAGATGCTTTAACCTTAACACCAAATGCCGTAGCGGTATCTTGCTATAACGGAAGCGACGGATCGGCTACAGTTAGCGTAGCAGGCGGTACAGGCACTTATTCTTATGCTTGGTCTCCATCTGGAGGAAATGCAACAACAGCAACTGGTCTTACTGCAGGAACTTATACGGTAACTGTTACAGATGCTAATTCTTGTTCTGCAACAGCAATGGTAACCATTAATGAACCGCCTGCTCTTACAGCGACAATAGCCAAAACAGATGTTTTATGCAATCAAGCAAATAATGGAACAGCAACTGTAACTCCTTCTGGAGGAACTGGAACTTATACATACTCTTGGTCTCCATCTGGAGGAACTGCGGCAACAGCTACAGGATTAAGTCCAAATACTTATAGTGTTACTGTGACCGATGCAAACGGATGTTCAGTAACAGAATCAGTAATAATTTCAGAGCCATCTGTACTTTCTGCATCAGATTCACATACCAATGTTTCTTGTAACGGAGGCAATAATGGTACTGCATCTGTAGTTGCAACTGGCGGAACAGGCAATTATAGCTATTTATGGGCGCCTTCTGGCGGAACTGCTGCGACAGCAACTGGTCTTACAGCTGGAACTTATACAGTAACTATTACAGATGAAAATTCATGCTCTATAACAAATACCATAACAATTACAGAACCAGACGCTTTAACCTTAACTACAAATGCAGCATCGGTATCTTGCCATAACGGAAGCGACGGATCGGCTACAGTTAGTGTAACAGGCGGTACAGGCACTTATTCTTATGCTTGGTCTCCATCTGGAGGAAATACAGCAACTGCAACTGGCCTTAGTGCAGGAACTTATACAGTAACTGTTACAGACGAAAATTCATGTTCTGCGACAAATATCATAACAATTACAGAACCAGACGCTTTAACCTTAACAGCAAATGCTGTAGCAGTATCTTGCCATAACGGAAATAATGGCTCGGCTACAGTTAGCGTAACAGGCGGTACAGGCACTTATTCTTATGCTTGGTCTCCATCTGGAGGAAATGCAAGCAACTGCAACTGA